TGGTTACGAAGAGCTTTACGTCCCCTTAATGGTCAATGCCGCTTCGATGCGAGGCACTGGCCAGTTGCCGAAGTTTGAAGAGGACTTATTTAAGGTTCCTCGCCAGATGGGTGGTGAAGATGGGGCGGGCGAAGCAAAAATCGAAAACTTTTATTTGATTCCCACGGCCGAAGTACCTGTTACCAATTTAGTTCGTGACACCATTACAGCGGCTGAAGAGTTGCCATTGAAATTTGCTGCTCACACCCCATGCTTTAGATCAGAGGCTGGAAGCTATGGCCGTGATGTGCGTGGCATGATTCGTCAGCACCAGTTTGAGAAGGTAGAGCTCGTACAAATTGCAAAGCCAGAAGAATCGATGCAGTTGCTTGAAGAATTAACATCGCACGCAGAAAAAGTCTTGGAGCTTCTGGAGTTACCTTACCGAAAAGTATTGCTCTGTACTGGCGATATGGGTTTTGGTAGCACTAAAACTTATGATCTAGAAGTATGGATTCCGTCGCAAAATGCTTATCGCGAGATTAGCTCTTGCTCCAATATGGGTGATTTTCAGGCAAGACGTATGCAGGCCAGATATAAATCTGGGCAAGGTAAGCCAGAGTTAGTGCATACCTTAAATGGATCCGGCTTAGCTGTTGGTAGAACTGGCGTGGCTTTGCTAGAAAATTGTCAGCAAGCTGACGGCA
The window above is part of the beta proteobacterium CB genome. Proteins encoded here:
- a CDS encoding Seryl-tRNA synthetase, which produces MIDPQLLRKDIAAVAARLATRKFQLDVEKFNTLESERKSLQTRTEELQAKRNQLAKAIGMKKGKGEDAAAEMAEATQINVDMESGAARLAILQAEIADFLMGIPNLPDEAVPVGKDEAENKEVKRWGAIPVFSFPVKDHVDLGAPLGLDFESAAKISGSRFVVLKGPVARLHRALAQFMIDLHTTQHGYEELYVPLMVNAASMRGTGQLPKFEEDLFKVPRQMGGEDGAGEAKIENFYLIPTAEVPVTNLVRDTITAAEELPLKFAAHTPCFRSEAGSYGRDVRGMIRQHQFEKVELVQIAKPEESMQLLEELTSHAEKVLELLELPYRKVLLCTGDMGFGSTKTYDLEVWIPSQNAYREISSCSNMGDFQARRMQARYKSGQGKPELVHTLNGSGLAVGRTGVALLENCQQADGSIAIPKALRPYLGGLEVLKPL